The DNA region AAATGTTAAAAAAGAGTGACGTGCAAACAGTTTTACAACCGTTGTACTCTTAAAGGGCTTTGCTCTGCCTCTGAAAGAAGCAGTCAGTTTTTTGTTTCCTTCTTCATAGAGATCCACTTTCAGTGACATTTTTGTCTCTTGATACTGCAGTGTAAATCGGTACTCTCCCTTCGTTTCCAAAAAAGGAGAAACATACATATCTTTCATTACTTTGCCTTCATAGACATCATTCTTTTTTGTCTCTAATATCACAGGGTAGACGACTCTCCCACCGTTGTAGTTATGTACTTCAGCAAAAAGATGTGTTGGTGTCTTCTCATTAAAAAGTATCAGTACACTTATAGGATTAAATACAAAATTTGCAACTCTTGGAAGGGTCATAAAATGCATATTTTCACTAGGTGTAAGTTCAAACTTCTGGAGTAATGCTTCTACATTCTGCTTAAAATCTTCACTTTGGCCAAAATGATCTTTACTTTTGAAAGAAAAAAGGTTCACCCCTTCGAATGAGAAAAGCTTGTTTTTCAGTGTATTCAGTAAGCTCAGATCGATATCCAACAGATAGAAGGGGTAGGTAAATTCATGAACCTTTGGTGTATACCGTTTATGATAGACCGTTCCTTCAAAAAAACTATGGCTCATAATGCACATCCAAAGCTCTGGGCTATCGTGTTGGCACTCCAGAGTCCATCTTCATGGAAACCGTAACGCCAGTAGGCACCCGCATAGTACGTATGGTTCTGACCATTGATCTCTTCACGTCTGGATTGCATCATGATCGCCCTGCTGTCAAACTGCGGATGTGCATAAGAGATCTGTTCTATCACATTTTCCAGCTCTGAAGTTTCATTCAAAGAGACAAAATACTCTTTCTTACTGTCAAGATTTTGCAGCCTGTTTATCCAGTAAGAGAGTGTCACGGCATTCTCTTTCCCACCTGTTTTATAGTTCCATGCTGCATAGATCTTCTTGTCCGGGTAAAGTGCCTTACTGTCATTATGCAGTAGTGCATCGTTTTGCTTGTAAGGGAAAGCAGAAAGTATCTCCTCTTCTTCAGCTGTGGCATCCTGTAGCAACTCTAATGCCTCAGGTGCATGCATTGCCATGACTACTTTGTCATAATGGCTCTCACTCCCGTCTTGATGGAGAAGTATCACATAGTCATCATGGCGCTTAATACCCACCACATCACTGTTCAAAATGATCTTTCCTGAAATGTGCGCTTTAATCTTCTCTACATAATTTTTTGAACCTCCGCTTACAGTAAGCCACTGATGCTGTGTCGTAACACCAAGCAGTCCGTGGTTTTTAAAGAACTGTACAAAAGTCCTTGCAGGAAAATCATGCATTTTGTCACTCGGTGTTGACCAGATAGCAGCTCCCATCGGTATGATATAACGTTCTTTGAATACCTTCGAATAGGACTCAAGATATTCTCCAAGAGTACCATCTAGTGCAGAACTATTTTCGTCTATATCGATGTTAGCCGTTTTATTGAACCGCATAATATCGGCTATCATTCTGTAGTGAGACAATGAAAAAAGATTTCTTTTCTGGAAGAATAGACCACTAAGAGATTGACCATTATAGGCCGTATTGGATACTTCGTCCCAAAAACCGAAACTCATGTCACTGTTTTCTATCTTGACATCCAGTTTTGAAAAGAGTTTGGTCAAAAGCGGATAGGTCTCATGGTTGAATACCAAAAAACCTGTATCAACACCAAAACGTTTGTCATCTTCCTCTACCATGGTAGTACGTGCATGTCCTCCAAGACGTCCTTCTTTTTCATACAGATCTACTTCATGTTTTTGGCTTAAAAGATAGGCAGAACCCAAACCGCTGATGCCTGCTCCAAGTACTGCAATTTTCATTTGTAACGTCCTTTTTTGTCTTGTGGTGTAAAGATCAGTCTCTTCACATCCATCTTTTTTTCAAGTTTCGATAGAATCTTCTTGAGTTTTCTTTTTGGCAACTGAGGCTTTCTGCTCAGCACCCAGACCTGATCCATCTCTTCATCTGTTACCACTGCAGCAGAGTAATCTTTTTCTAAGTAAATAACACGGTATTCACGTGTAAAAATATAAAAATAGGTCATGTCTATCTTTGACATAGAGTTTCCATTCTTAGGCTCCGCAGTACCTTTGTACTCTATAAGATCTCCACCTATGATATTTTCAAAACATCGGTTGAAAACTTTGTAAGTACTGTCGTTTTGCAATGCATATTCAACCGACGATGCAACACAATCTTTTTGATAACTGTTATAAGTTCTTGCTACTTCATACCATAGACCGCTAAACGCTTTAACGTCTACATGAGGTACAGGCAAAGGGGCGTTAGAAAACAAAAATGTTGAAAATAAAATAAATAACAATTTTTTCATCTCTAGCTCCTTTACAGTTTTTTACTCTAACTGTAGTTTATGCTGTTTTTAAATCTTTTTGTATTGTTATTTTGTCAGTTGATTAAAACCAGCGACGTGTGTGTTGTTTGTAGTGTGTATATCTCTCTTTGAATAGGCTTTCTAAAATCTTTTCTTCATCTGGTACAATCAGGTAATGAAGGGTAATCCATAAAATCAGAGCAGAAGGCAAAAGCCACACCATATCTAATACAAAACCCAAACCAAATTGAGACAATACCAATGCCAAGTAGACAGGGTTTCTACTCATAGCAAAAACACCGCTGTCTATAAGTACCGTAGGTGTAGAAAAGGGGGCATGAGGGGTGAAATGATTTTTAAACATTCTATAAGCCAAGATAGTGAGTATCAGGCTAACGAAAAGTAAAATTAGCCCTATAAATCGTATTACATCACTATCACTATCTATATAAAGTTTAAAATTCAAAGGTTGAATCCACGAAAGATATACACCTAAAATAAATGTCATTAAAAATAAAATTGAAGGACTAAGGTTAGACTGTTTCACGATAATCTTTCATAATCCAAAACGCGATCATTTTGAAAAAAACCGGTGCACCGCCATAGAGTAAGGCAAGTGTAGTCAGTGCCAATGGTGTAGGTTCATGAGGATCAAACCCCACTGCCCCTAATATGACAAACCCTATACCCACAGCTAGTGCAAGTGCAAACTTGGTCAACATAGCCCAGATTCCAAACAGTATGCCGGCATAAGAAGATTTTTCTTTTTCTATCTTTTGTACCACATCTGCCTGAATGGAAGATGGCAATGCCATATCTGCACCTAAAGAGAGCCCTGAGACGAAAGTAATACATGCAAACCATACAAGATCGCCACTACCGAGAAAGGGAACAAAGACAAAGGCAGTAGAAGCAAGTAACATAGAACCCAGCCAGCTTTTCCGTTTGCCTATCTTTTTGGCTAACATAGTCCAAAAAGGTAAGCCTGCTATACCTGAAGCAAAATAGAGTAAAAGCAGTGGACCTGTTTTTGATTCTTCTTCCAAGACAAGCTGAACAAAAAACAAAAAAAGTGTTGCAGGAAGAGCATTTGCCAGTGAGTTAAGTGTAAAAGCTGATTGCAGTCGGCTAAGTGCAGGTATTTTCTGCCAGAGTGTTTTAACCTCTCTAAATGTAATGTGCTTAGTAGGTTTTACTCTACTTTCTTTAATACCCGTAAGGGTAAGAGGAAGCATCAAAATGAGTGCTATCAGAAATGCAGTATATAAGATACTCAGGCTTTTATCTGCGGATTCTGAAACACTATAAAGGTACGGTATAAGAAGTGCTGCCAATGCACCGAGTATAGTAAAAAGCTCTCTTGCTCCACTCAAACGGGTCTTTTCATGATAGTCTGAAGTGATCTCGGCACTCCATGCAAGATAGGGTATGGATACAATACTCCATCCTAAGTAAACCAATATTGAAAAACTAAAAAGCCATAGTTCAGTCTGATTTTCAGGTGGATGTATCAGTGCATAAAAACTTGCAACTAAGATCAAGGAACCTGTAAGTATAAAAGGTTTTCTTTTCCCATATCTGCTTTGAAGTCTATCACTGTAAAGTCCTACCAGTGGATCTGTAATAACATCCGTGAGTCGTGCAAAAAAAAGAATAAGACCTACTAGTGTTACACTTATTCCTACACTCTGTGAATAAAAGGTAGGCAGATAGATATACAGTGGAAGTCCTAACATAGCAAGGGGTATTGCAGTTGAAGCGTAGGAGATCAATGTAAAATATGTAAGTTTTTCTTGTTTCATTGTACACCCTTTTTACATTTTGATACCCACATAAAATGTTTACGCAATCTCTCATCAGCACAGAGTTTTTCAAGTGTATTAAACTCTTTAGAAAGGGTATGTTCATCATACAAATCATGTATACCGTTATGACAGGTACGACATACATAAATAACCGCATCAAGCAATTCATTGATAGAACTGTTTTTCATTTTTTTATGTCTTTTTTTCGGTATAAGGTGGTGTTTTGTCAATGCTGTATGACGAGAACAGGTAGCACATATTCCTAAGGTTTTTGAGTTTTGCATAAGGTCAACTTCTCGAAATCTTGCGCTTGATCAATCTAAGAACAGACCCTACTACAGGCATCTTTTCATATATATGCTCAGCCGCATCCCAAAAGTCAACATGCGATATAATCTTTCCTTGGTTATTTATTTGCAAGCGACTTACCCCTTCAAACCTGTTTTCATTCTTTTCACCTTTAAATGCAAAGGTAAAATCCCATTTGACGTAGGCCACATTTTGTTTGTCTATGTATTCTTTAATGATAAATCTTGGTTTATCCAGAGTCTGATACATATGTTCAAATACTTCATATACTGCTCGTATACCCTTTACTTCATTGAAGGGATCCTTGAAAACAACAGCATCATCATAGATAGTACGAAAATCTTCAATGTCAACACCTTCATTCAGTGTTTCAAAATAATGGCTCAATTTCTCTTGGTTCATCATAGCATCCTTACGAAATGTCTTTAGGCAGCATCTTTTTAGTCAATGCCAAAGAGATCCTGTAGGGAATCAAGCGTAATACCTGCAAAAAGGTAGAGAGTTTAAACGGAAAATGTATCTCAAAACGATATGGTTTTTTTGTCGCTCTGATAATATTTTCTGCTGCTTCTTCAGGTGTCATAAGTTCTGGCATATCAAAACTGTTTTTCTGTGTCAGTCTTGTTTTCACAAAACCATGATTGATCACCTGAAGTTCTATACCCTTGACATTCAACTCAGGCTGTAGAGACTCAGCCAAATTCAGTAATGCCGCTTTAGGTGCACTGTACCCACCTCCAAGAGGAAGGCCAAAGTAGCTTGAGAGACTGGCATTCCATATCCACCTTCCCTCCCCTTTTCTTTCAAAATATGGTAAAAGTTCACTCATCACACGTACTGCTCCCATATAATTGATCTGCATCATCGCTTCAAAATGTTCAACATCCCACTCTTCTGTAGACATCACTTCGTAGACTGCTGCATTATAGAACCATATATCGATACCCTCAAAACGTTTCCATGCTTGAGGTACAGCTTTTTTTACAGATGCTATAGAGGTCACATCTATGTCTACGATCTGTAGTTGTTCTTCATAAATTTGTTTGAGCGTTAAAAGTTCTTTTGTACTGCTCGCCTTTCTGGCACTGGTAATAACATACATACCCTCTTGTAACCACTTTTTTACAAGTTCCAGTCCAATCCCACTGCTTCCACCGACAATCCAGATGCGCTTTTTCATTTGTGGTTCCTTTTATGAGATTTTATTTTCATCTTTATGTAAGTTTATGATTTTTATACCTATCTTTGTAGTCATTTATTGTCGATTGAAAAATAATGAATTGACAAAAAGGTTATACAAAAGATTTATATCCCATGACATAATGCAAATATGAAACATACACTAATATTTGAAACTCCAATACCATGCAGTGTCAAAACCCTTTTTGACTTTCATGCAAACACAAAGAATCTTCCTCTGATTACACCCAAAGATACCAGTCTTGAGATACTCAAACTTGATACACCTTTGAAAGAGGGAAATAAAGCCGTGCTACGCATTAAAAAAGGATGGTTTTCTTTTGTCTGGAAACTGACATTTGAAAAAGTAGAATATCCGGATCTTATCATTGATACAGCAACACAGTCACCCTTTAAAAGCTTCAGGCATGAACATCACTTTATACAAGTGGATGATTCACACAGTGTACTACGGGACGAAATTACTTTTTCGCTGCCTTTTGAGCCACTGACTACAGCTATTGTATGGCTGATCAAACGAGATATGAAAAAAATGTTTGCCTACAGACATCAAAAGACTCAAGAGCTTATAGCTTCAAAATCTCCATAGCCTGTATCATATCTTTATCTCCTCTTCCAGAAAGGCTGATGATAATTGTTTTATCTTTGATCTTCTCTTTAGGCATTTTTTTAAGATAGGCGATGGCATGGGCACTTTCAAATGCCGGAACGATCCCTTCAGTGCGGCTAAGCCATACAAAGGCATCCATCGCTTCGTCATCGGTAACAGAGTCATAGATCACTTTGCCCTGCTCCATTAAAAATGAGTGTTCAGGACCTATCCCCGGATAGTCAAGCCCAGCAGAGACAGAATAAGCCTCTTCTACCTGTCCGTCATCTGTTTGCAACAGATAACTCAACTGTCCATGAAGAACACCGGGTCTACCTAATGCCAGAGAAGCACCATGATCCCCGCTATCCAATCCTTTTCCTCCTGCCTCTATGCCAATGCACTCTGTTTTTTCTTCTTCTATAAAGTGGGCAAACATACCTAATGCATTGGATCCGCCACCGATACAGGCAATGACATAATCAGGCAGCGTATTCGCCTGTTCTAAGAGTTGTGCTTTGGCTTCATAACTAATGATGGCCTGAAAATCACGTACCATCAAAGGATAGGGATGGGGGCCTGCAGCGGTACCTATAACATAAAAAGTGTCTCTGGCATGGGTGACCCAGTGTCTTATAGCGTCATTCATCGCATCTTTCAGTGTTTTACTGCCGGATTCCACTGCATGTACTTTGGCTCCAAGCAGTTTCATACGAAAGACATTGAGCTGTTGGCGCTCTACGTCTTTTGCACCCATAAAAACCTCACACTCAAGACCCATAAGTGCTGCGACAGTTGCAGTAGCTACGCCATGCTGTCCTGCACCCGTCTCAGCAATGATCTTCGTTTTCCCCATACGCTTAGCCAAAAGACCCTGGGCAATGGTGTTATTCACCTTGTGTGCACCTGTATGGTTGAGATCTTCACGTTTCAGATAGACTTCTGCACCTATTTCATCACTGATGTTCTGTGCTTTATATAAAGGGGATGGACGTCCTACATAGTCTTTGTAGAGTGCATTAACCTCATTCCAAAAGGTTTTGTCAAAACGGTATTGTTTATAGACCTCATCAAGTTCAATAAGTATGGGCATCAGTGTCTCAGGTACATATCTACCTCCAAACTTGCCAAAGTGGCCTCTTTCATCCGGGTCAAAACTAAATTCTGTTGGTATATACGGTTTCATGAAAACTCCTTTATAACCTATACTATACAGTTTAAAAAAGTTTTCGTAGTATATTTATGTCGATTAAAAAATACACTCACTTTTTTGCACTTAGTTTTTTTATATAGATATCTTCTCAATCTTCATCATAAATAGTGAAGATCGGTTCAAATCCCATAAGTTGTAATTTTTTATCCACTGTTTTTGCATCAAAACCATTTCTTTTAATCGATGATATTAATTTGATCTGTTGTTCTCTACTCAACCCTGCTAGCTCCAATTCAAATTCAATTTCTTCTAAAGTCATTTTATACTCCTTTTTGATAATGTAAATGTCTCTTCCACTGTCCCATACTTCCCACGACCAGAAAATAGCATAGGCTTCTCACTTTGCTTATCATTCACATATATTTTGGTGACATCTGCTATAAAAATGGTATGATCACCATTTTTATAAGTATCACATACCTTACATTCATAGATAAAGTCTGAAGCACTGAGTAATACATTTTCATGGCTATCTTTACCCTCAACCTTTAATCCACTTTTAGCCAATTTATCTTCACTGTCACCATGTATTTTTCCCAAAATATTGATAGTTTCATAATGATCAAATGGTAAAAAATTGAGTGTAAAGCTTCGATGTTTTTCCAGTAGTGCATGCGTGTAGTTCTCTTCACGTACCGCCACTGCATAACGAAAAGGTGACTTAGAGATAGGCATATGCCATGAAGCCGGCATGAGATTATCTTGGCAGGCGAGCAAAGCCGTGACTCTTGGTTGTGCGTGTGTTGCTTGTTCTAAAGTATCATAGGTTTTAAACATTGGTTCCTCATTTTTTCTCATATTTTATACTGATACAACAGTATTTCGTATAGAAATTATGTCAATTCATACTAAATATCTACTCTGCCATATCGCTAAGAAGCTTCACCATACCAGAGGAACTGCCTACATGTTCTTTGAGTGTTATCTTTACTTGCGGGTATGAAGCCTGTATATTCTGAACCACTTCAGGAATATCTCGGGTAACATGGTTACCCGAAGCCAGGAAGTAAGGTAAGATGACTATCTCACTCACACCTTTATCTATACAGGAGTGCATACTCTCTTCCAAAGAAGGAGCGGCAAACTCCAAAAATGCCGTCATGACAAATGCATAGTTTTTAATCTGTAGGGATCTTACTTTCTCTCCAAGTGCCTTGACCTCTTCATTGGAAGAGTCTTTTCGGCTTCCATGTGCTACGATGATGAGTGCTTTATTTGTCATTATTCCTACTTGTATTCATACTTTGGTCCGGATAGATCAGTTTGCTTGTATCAAAGCCGGCTTCTTTTGCTTGCGCTAAAAGTCTCTTCAGTGTTGTCTCATCAAGTGTGGGTTTTCTAGAGAGTATCCAGAAGTAACTCAGATCAGGCCCACTAATCATCGTGTAAGTTTCATAATCTGTATCCATCACGATATAGGAGCCATAAAAAGGCCCAAAGAAGGATACTTTTAAGAAGCCTTTGTCAGGATCTTTTACAAAGTACGCTTTACCTTCTGCCTCACTCCACTCTTTCTCTTCTGTTTTATACCCTTTGTTGAGTACTTTAACCCCACCATCTTCTCTCATACTGTAGGTTGCCGATATCGCTTCCATACCCCTTTCAAATCTGTGTTCCAATCTTGCTATCTCATACCATGTTCCAAGGTACTCGGTGAGTTTGAAATTTTCAACGGGTGCTACTTTTTCTGGTTTTTTCTCTTCACACCCTGTCAATAATAATGCAAATAAGAGTGCGAGTGGTAATAGTAATTTTTTCATGTTTATCCTTTTCTATAATAGTGAAATACAGTATTCCTGCAACATAAAGTATGAGTAAATCCATTTATTTTATTTTAGCCATTCTATCAACGTATTCATAGTTTTATTTTGTCTGTTCATCGTTTTGTGCTTTTTTTAATATGGACCTTATCATATTACGAAATACTAAATAATGCACAGGAGTAAGAATATACCAATAGAGTCTGCCCCATAGTCCACGTGGAGAAAAATAAGCAGTTTGCACCAGCTCATCCCCTTTTATCTTGAATTCCAGCCAAGCCTTA from Sulfurovum xiamenensis includes:
- a CDS encoding DUF1365 domain-containing protein encodes the protein MSHSFFEGTVYHKRYTPKVHEFTYPFYLLDIDLSLLNTLKNKLFSFEGVNLFSFKSKDHFGQSEDFKQNVEALLQKFELTPSENMHFMTLPRVANFVFNPISVLILFNEKTPTHLFAEVHNYNGGRVVYPVILETKKNDVYEGKVMKDMYVSPFLETKGEYRFTLQYQETKMSLKVDLYEEGNKKLTASFRGRAKPFKSTTVVKLFARHSFLTFWVVTRTLWQTLKLWRKGLTWYSPTAADQIRRY
- a CDS encoding NAD(P)/FAD-dependent oxidoreductase yields the protein MKIAVLGAGISGLGSAYLLSQKHEVDLYEKEGRLGGHARTTMVEEDDKRFGVDTGFLVFNHETYPLLTKLFSKLDVKIENSDMSFGFWDEVSNTAYNGQSLSGLFFQKRNLFSLSHYRMIADIMRFNKTANIDIDENSSALDGTLGEYLESYSKVFKERYIIPMGAAIWSTPSDKMHDFPARTFVQFFKNHGLLGVTTQHQWLTVSGGSKNYVEKIKAHISGKIILNSDVVGIKRHDDYVILLHQDGSESHYDKVVMAMHAPEALELLQDATAEEEEILSAFPYKQNDALLHNDSKALYPDKKIYAAWNYKTGGKENAVTLSYWINRLQNLDSKKEYFVSLNETSELENVIEQISYAHPQFDSRAIMMQSRREEINGQNHTYYAGAYWRYGFHEDGLWSANTIAQSFGCAL
- a CDS encoding lipocalin family protein, with protein sequence MKKLLFILFSTFLFSNAPLPVPHVDVKAFSGLWYEVARTYNSYQKDCVASSVEYALQNDSTYKVFNRCFENIIGGDLIEYKGTAEPKNGNSMSKIDMTYFYIFTREYRVIYLEKDYSAAVVTDEEMDQVWVLSRKPQLPKRKLKKILSKLEKKMDVKRLIFTPQDKKGRYK
- a CDS encoding methyltransferase family protein, coding for MTFILGVYLSWIQPLNFKLYIDSDSDVIRFIGLILLFVSLILTILAYRMFKNHFTPHAPFSTPTVLIDSGVFAMSRNPVYLALVLSQFGLGFVLDMVWLLPSALILWITLHYLIVPDEEKILESLFKERYTHYKQHTRRWF
- a CDS encoding MFS transporter; protein product: MKQEKLTYFTLISYASTAIPLAMLGLPLYIYLPTFYSQSVGISVTLVGLILFFARLTDVITDPLVGLYSDRLQSRYGKRKPFILTGSLILVASFYALIHPPENQTELWLFSFSILVYLGWSIVSIPYLAWSAEITSDYHEKTRLSGARELFTILGALAALLIPYLYSVSESADKSLSILYTAFLIALILMLPLTLTGIKESRVKPTKHITFREVKTLWQKIPALSRLQSAFTLNSLANALPATLFLFFVQLVLEEESKTGPLLLLYFASGIAGLPFWTMLAKKIGKRKSWLGSMLLASTAFVFVPFLGSGDLVWFACITFVSGLSLGADMALPSSIQADVVQKIEKEKSSYAGILFGIWAMLTKFALALAVGIGFVILGAVGFDPHEPTPLALTTLALLYGGAPVFFKMIAFWIMKDYRETV
- a CDS encoding nuclear transport factor 2 family protein, translating into MNQEKLSHYFETLNEGVDIEDFRTIYDDAVVFKDPFNEVKGIRAVYEVFEHMYQTLDKPRFIIKEYIDKQNVAYVKWDFTFAFKGEKNENRFEGVSRLQINNQGKIISHVDFWDAAEHIYEKMPVVGSVLRLIKRKISRS
- a CDS encoding SDR family NAD(P)-dependent oxidoreductase translates to MKKRIWIVGGSSGIGLELVKKWLQEGMYVITSARKASSTKELLTLKQIYEEQLQIVDIDVTSIASVKKAVPQAWKRFEGIDIWFYNAAVYEVMSTEEWDVEHFEAMMQINYMGAVRVMSELLPYFERKGEGRWIWNASLSSYFGLPLGGGYSAPKAALLNLAESLQPELNVKGIELQVINHGFVKTRLTQKNSFDMPELMTPEEAAENIIRATKKPYRFEIHFPFKLSTFLQVLRLIPYRISLALTKKMLPKDIS
- a CDS encoding SRPBCC family protein; protein product: MKHTLIFETPIPCSVKTLFDFHANTKNLPLITPKDTSLEILKLDTPLKEGNKAVLRIKKGWFSFVWKLTFEKVEYPDLIIDTATQSPFKSFRHEHHFIQVDDSHSVLRDEITFSLPFEPLTTAIVWLIKRDMKKMFAYRHQKTQELIASKSP
- the trpB gene encoding tryptophan synthase subunit beta, with protein sequence MKPYIPTEFSFDPDERGHFGKFGGRYVPETLMPILIELDEVYKQYRFDKTFWNEVNALYKDYVGRPSPLYKAQNISDEIGAEVYLKREDLNHTGAHKVNNTIAQGLLAKRMGKTKIIAETGAGQHGVATATVAALMGLECEVFMGAKDVERQQLNVFRMKLLGAKVHAVESGSKTLKDAMNDAIRHWVTHARDTFYVIGTAAGPHPYPLMVRDFQAIISYEAKAQLLEQANTLPDYVIACIGGGSNALGMFAHFIEEEKTECIGIEAGGKGLDSGDHGASLALGRPGVLHGQLSYLLQTDDGQVEEAYSVSAGLDYPGIGPEHSFLMEQGKVIYDSVTDDEAMDAFVWLSRTEGIVPAFESAHAIAYLKKMPKEKIKDKTIIISLSGRGDKDMIQAMEILKL
- a CDS encoding flavin reductase family protein, giving the protein MRKNEEPMFKTYDTLEQATHAQPRVTALLACQDNLMPASWHMPISKSPFRYAVAVREENYTHALLEKHRSFTLNFLPFDHYETINILGKIHGDSEDKLAKSGLKVEGKDSHENVLLSASDFIYECKVCDTYKNGDHTIFIADVTKIYVNDKQSEKPMLFSGRGKYGTVEETFTLSKRSIK
- a CDS encoding sirohydrochlorin chelatase, whose amino-acid sequence is MTNKALIIVAHGSRKDSSNEEVKALGEKVRSLQIKNYAFVMTAFLEFAAPSLEESMHSCIDKGVSEIVILPYFLASGNHVTRDIPEVVQNIQASYPQVKITLKEHVGSSSGMVKLLSDMAE
- a CDS encoding lipocalin family protein, producing the protein MKKLLLPLALLFALLLTGCEEKKPEKVAPVENFKLTEYLGTWYEIARLEHRFERGMEAISATYSMREDGGVKVLNKGYKTEEKEWSEAEGKAYFVKDPDKGFLKVSFFGPFYGSYIVMDTDYETYTMISGPDLSYFWILSRKPTLDETTLKRLLAQAKEAGFDTSKLIYPDQSMNTSRNNDK